The following coding sequences are from one Methanococcoides orientis window:
- the rdrB gene encoding antiviral RADAR system adenosine deaminase RdrB: MRSDRWLNIFLQKTPFENPLKEIPQVAEQALADYHPYQHRREDQTFALEHCLDNKSSTGYSLNFLGKLSEEFLENKGDRVEINPKTLDDWSRLISKVDPVWILGWKYAELLWNEELTVAQFAQLDGKQCPNAFPEQDKTKEFADNHAHLNGTGSSNFALFDYSWDPYKSSGKTQWSTLPEFSYLNSNTIKQDEIPFILNNLFLYMFKQIFSLGGNRPEISNPISLRPKRNSFATITKLIEANNIPQQLIARTQSDSIYLDHKWLMLITALLYVERYDNGNSDYKIALRAYLHTANILRAQMIMAGVGLNDFVKFYRLTSRKGNNINRYSSYSFDTDMAENISREYKVTPNLLNYKNLQNKDFKNEIIKIIKNNKDGRVHFAIHFTRGIPKKSSRFNRLQETKRRNIRDEVYDVQRVMGSADLQNKNLRINDQNDSKNVNLTHLIRGIDIAGNENELAIEIFAPAIRMLRSSKQKSLADPYKRVKIPHLTVHAGEDYSHLISGLRNIDETVRFCEFKSGDRLGHALALGIDPFSWASSQSVIYIPAVEHLDNLVWCHKHAIDVSLRKPEFAGIIALIEKKIQLLSKYVYEKVKSPETLYKAWELRRNCPLYALKLAEPGQNQQADVWAPDFTRGKKPNDKEAYKLWYKYLHTYHHKNQTKNSKPNAHTIVCIQVNSDGHNDIDFSSDQPKDWITEQELHLFKAIQDYLIQKYDNIGIIVEACPSSNIYIGRFSGYEEHPIFRWYPPESKLLEEEGEFNKYGLRTGPIKVCVNTDDAGIFPTTIANEHRILKETAIKRFGISTEQADLWINRIREIGVEEFKRNHLPLIN, translated from the coding sequence ATGCGTTCAGACAGATGGCTAAATATATTTTTACAAAAAACACCTTTCGAAAACCCTCTGAAAGAGATACCACAAGTGGCAGAACAGGCACTTGCCGACTATCACCCATATCAGCACCGCAGAGAAGATCAAACGTTTGCTCTTGAGCATTGCCTAGATAATAAGAGCTCTACAGGGTATTCGCTGAACTTCCTAGGGAAGCTTTCAGAAGAATTTCTTGAGAATAAGGGAGATCGGGTTGAAATAAATCCAAAAACATTGGATGACTGGTCCAGATTAATTTCGAAGGTCGATCCTGTTTGGATATTGGGATGGAAATATGCAGAATTGCTTTGGAATGAGGAACTGACGGTTGCACAATTTGCTCAGCTTGATGGAAAACAATGTCCAAATGCATTTCCAGAGCAGGATAAAACAAAAGAATTTGCTGACAACCATGCCCATCTTAATGGTACAGGAAGTTCAAACTTTGCACTTTTTGATTATTCATGGGATCCTTATAAAAGTTCAGGAAAAACACAATGGTCAACGTTACCAGAATTTAGTTATTTGAACAGTAATACAATAAAACAGGATGAAATACCGTTTATTCTGAATAATTTATTCTTATACATGTTCAAGCAAATATTCTCATTGGGAGGAAACAGACCAGAAATATCCAATCCAATCTCTTTGCGACCAAAAAGAAATTCATTTGCAACTATCACCAAATTAATAGAAGCAAATAATATACCGCAACAACTTATTGCAAGAACACAATCGGATTCAATTTATCTCGATCACAAATGGCTCATGTTGATTACAGCACTGCTTTATGTGGAACGATATGATAATGGCAATTCAGATTATAAAATTGCCTTACGTGCATATTTGCATACAGCCAATATATTGAGAGCACAAATGATTATGGCAGGGGTTGGACTAAACGATTTTGTTAAATTTTATAGGTTGACCTCTCGAAAAGGAAACAACATCAATAGATACAGTTCATACTCATTTGATACTGATATGGCAGAGAATATATCAAGAGAATACAAAGTTACACCAAACTTACTCAATTATAAGAATCTTCAAAATAAAGATTTTAAAAATGAGATTATCAAAATAATCAAAAACAATAAAGATGGAAGAGTACACTTTGCAATTCACTTCACCAGAGGTATACCAAAAAAATCGAGTCGATTTAATCGATTACAAGAGACTAAAAGACGAAATATACGCGATGAAGTTTATGATGTCCAAAGAGTAATGGGGTCTGCCGACCTACAAAATAAAAATTTACGCATAAACGATCAAAACGATTCAAAAAATGTGAATTTAACACACCTTATACGTGGTATTGATATAGCAGGTAATGAAAATGAACTGGCTATCGAAATATTTGCTCCTGCTATTCGAATGTTGAGAAGTTCTAAGCAGAAGAGCTTAGCTGACCCTTATAAGAGAGTGAAGATACCACATCTTACAGTTCATGCAGGTGAAGATTACAGTCACTTGATAAGTGGATTACGAAATATTGATGAAACTGTGAGATTTTGTGAATTTAAAAGCGGTGATCGGCTTGGTCACGCATTGGCGCTAGGTATTGACCCATTTTCGTGGGCAAGTAGTCAAAGTGTTATTTATATACCTGCGGTAGAACATTTAGATAATCTTGTATGGTGCCACAAGCACGCAATCGATGTTTCTTTAAGAAAACCCGAATTTGCCGGAATAATTGCGTTGATTGAAAAAAAGATACAATTGTTGTCTAAATATGTGTATGAGAAAGTTAAATCCCCAGAAACGCTTTATAAGGCTTGGGAATTGCGCCGTAACTGTCCACTTTATGCGTTGAAACTTGCTGAACCGGGTCAAAATCAACAGGCTGATGTTTGGGCTCCTGATTTTACGAGGGGTAAAAAACCAAATGATAAGGAAGCATACAAACTCTGGTATAAATATTTACATACATACCATCATAAAAATCAAACAAAGAATAGTAAACCGAATGCTCACACAATCGTATGCATTCAAGTAAATTCAGATGGGCATAATGATATTGATTTTAGCAGTGATCAACCAAAAGATTGGATCACTGAACAGGAACTTCATTTGTTCAAAGCAATTCAAGATTACTTGATCCAAAAATATGATAATATCGGAATTATCGTCGAAGCTTGTCCATCTTCTAATATTTATATCGGTCGATTTTCAGGATATGAAGAACATCCTATTTTCCGCTGGTATCCTCCCGAAAGCAAACTTCTTGAAGAAGAGGGAGAATTCAATAAATATGGATTACGTACTGGACCGATCAAGGTATGTGTCAACACTGATGATGCAGGAATTTTCCCCACAACTATTGCTAATGAACACCGGATTCTTAAAGAGACAGCAATAAAACGTTTTGGAATATCCACAGAACAGGCAGATCTTTGGATAAACAGGATTCGGGAGATCGGAGTGGAAGAATTCAAACGTAATCACCTTCCATTGATAAATTAA
- the katG gene encoding catalase/peroxidase HPI — protein sequence MNEDNKKPGMGSSASGGTSIRDWWPNQLNLNILHQHSSKSDPMGEEFNYAEEFKKLDLEALKKDLYALMTDSQDWWPADYGHYGGLFIRMAWHSAGTYRMGDGRGGGGSGNQRFAPLNSWPDNVNLDKARRLLWPIKQKYGKKISWADLMILAGNCALESMGFKTFGFGGGREDIWEPEEDINWGTESEWLDDKRYSGERELENPLAAVQMGLIYVNPEGPNGEPNAVASGRDVRETFARMAMNDEETVALVAGGHTFGKCHGAGDAAHVGPEPEGAPIEEQGLGWKNSFGSGKGDDTISSGIEGAWNPTPTKWDMGYFDTLFGYDWNLVKSPAGAYQWVPSDPVAAKAVPGAQDSSRRQPPIMTTADLSLRMDPIYKPIAKRFHENPEEFADAFARAWFKLTHRDMGPRSRYLGPEVPEEELIWQDPVPAVDHELIDEQDIADLKSNILASGLSVSQLVSTAWASASTFRGSDKRGGANGARIRLAPQKEWEVNQPEQLATVLETLEGIQKEFNDAQSGGKKVSLADLIVLGGCAGIEQAAKNAGHDLTVPFTPGRTDASGEQTDVVSFGVLEPKADGFRNYQKTKYAVSAEELLVDRAQLLTLTAPEMTALIGGMRVLNANFGQSQHGVFTKRPEMLTNDFFVNLLDMSTEWKATSEDVFEGRDRTTGELKWTGTRVDLIFGSNSQLRALAEVYGCEDSQEKFLNDFVAAWNKIMNLDRFDLA from the coding sequence ATGAATGAAGATAACAAGAAGCCGGGAATGGGATCCTCTGCCAGCGGTGGCACGTCAATCCGGGACTGGTGGCCTAATCAGTTGAATCTTAACATTCTGCACCAGCATTCTTCCAAGTCCGATCCGATGGGTGAGGAGTTCAACTACGCCGAGGAATTCAAAAAACTCGATCTTGAGGCTCTGAAAAAGGACCTCTATGCACTGATGACCGACTCACAGGACTGGTGGCCGGCTGATTACGGTCATTACGGGGGACTCTTCATCCGGATGGCATGGCACAGTGCAGGCACCTACCGCATGGGCGATGGCCGGGGGGGTGGAGGGTCAGGCAACCAGCGCTTTGCGCCTCTCAACAGCTGGCCGGACAATGTGAACCTCGACAAGGCACGCCGTTTGCTCTGGCCGATCAAGCAAAAATATGGCAAAAAGATCTCTTGGGCTGACCTGATGATCCTCGCCGGCAACTGCGCGCTTGAGTCCATGGGATTCAAGACCTTCGGCTTCGGCGGCGGTCGCGAAGACATATGGGAGCCGGAAGAAGATATTAACTGGGGAACCGAGAGCGAGTGGCTTGACGACAAGCGCTACTCCGGTGAACGAGAGCTCGAAAATCCCCTTGCCGCCGTGCAGATGGGACTCATCTACGTGAACCCGGAAGGACCGAACGGCGAACCGAATGCTGTAGCCTCCGGCCGTGACGTCCGAGAGACCTTCGCGCGTATGGCCATGAACGACGAAGAGACCGTCGCTTTGGTCGCCGGTGGTCACACCTTCGGCAAGTGCCATGGTGCTGGCGATGCGGCACATGTGGGACCCGAGCCAGAGGGCGCGCCCATCGAAGAGCAGGGACTCGGCTGGAAGAACAGCTTCGGCAGCGGCAAGGGCGACGATACGATCAGCAGCGGCATTGAAGGTGCCTGGAACCCGACCCCGACCAAATGGGACATGGGCTATTTCGATACCCTGTTCGGCTACGATTGGAATCTGGTAAAAAGCCCTGCTGGAGCTTACCAGTGGGTTCCCTCCGATCCGGTTGCAGCAAAGGCCGTCCCGGGTGCCCAGGATTCGTCCAGACGACAACCACCCATAATGACCACTGCGGACCTCTCGCTGAGGATGGATCCGATCTATAAACCGATCGCAAAACGCTTTCACGAGAACCCGGAAGAGTTCGCGGATGCCTTCGCACGCGCCTGGTTCAAGCTGACTCACCGTGACATGGGTCCTCGCTCTCGCTATCTCGGCCCGGAGGTCCCGGAAGAGGAGCTGATCTGGCAGGACCCGGTTCCCGCAGTGGATCATGAGCTGATCGACGAACAGGATATCGCAGACCTCAAGAGCAATATCCTTGCCTCGGGACTGTCTGTTTCCCAACTGGTCTCGACCGCCTGGGCGTCAGCGTCCACGTTCCGCGGCTCCGACAAGCGCGGTGGGGCGAACGGGGCTCGCATTCGTCTTGCACCGCAAAAAGAGTGGGAAGTTAATCAGCCTGAACAACTTGCGACTGTTCTTGAGACTCTTGAGGGAATCCAAAAGGAGTTCAACGACGCTCAGTCAGGCGGAAAAAAGGTTTCACTTGCCGATCTGATCGTTCTGGGTGGATGTGCAGGTATCGAGCAAGCGGCAAAGAATGCCGGTCACGATTTGACTGTTCCCTTCACGCCGGGACGCACAGATGCGTCAGGTGAGCAAACAGACGTTGTGTCATTTGGGGTACTCGAGCCGAAAGCAGACGGGTTCCGCAACTACCAGAAAACCAAATACGCTGTATCGGCAGAGGAATTGCTGGTGGATCGGGCCCAACTACTGACACTGACCGCTCCTGAGATGACGGCTCTCATAGGTGGCATGCGCGTCTTGAATGCCAACTTCGGACAGTCACAGCACGGCGTTTTCACCAAACGCCCGGAGATGCTCACCAATGACTTTTTCGTGAATCTGCTCGATATGAGCACGGAGTGGAAAGCAACCTCGGAAGATGTGTTCGAAGGCCGTGATCGCACAACAGGCGAACTCAAGTGGACCGGCACCCGTGTCGACCTCATCTTCGGTTCGAACTCCCAGCTCCGGGCTCTGGCGGAAGTCTACGGATGTGAGGACTCCCAGGAGAAGTTTCTGAACGACTTTGTGGCGGCGTGGAACAAGATCATGAACCTTGACCGCTTCGATCTCGCCTGA